The sequence TTGAAAATACCCCACCTAACAACATCAAAAATGCCTTTGATATGTTGCCAGCTCTAATTGAAACAATGCTTACTGCTCATGATGCACGGTATATATCAAAGAAGGTTGCCAGCCAAATCATCTTTATCCCAATCGAATCTGTAAAAAACACGGAATTTACATTATCCAGCAAGATGAAAAAGGAGCTGGCAGAAGTAGGAAGGCAAAAAGCGGAAGAATTTATCGAAAAATGGCGAGGATAAAAATTATGCTGTTCCATCAACAAAAAAAGAATCAAGCCTAAAAATGTGCTCGATTCTTTTTTTTGCCTTTATTACCTTCAATAACGGTAAAATTATGTTCTTTTTGTCTTGTTGTAGCCATTGTTCGCAATGGTTTCTTATTACTTGGGCGTTTCTGTGATGACCCTCTTACTTTTGTTGTTAAATGGTTAGACGTTTCGTTATATAACTTTTTTTTGGACTGCTGTACAGCTTTACGATACTTTGCATCCACACCACTATAACCGCCTATACGCTTTTTCATTACAATTTTGTATATTGCGAAAATAATTCCCAAAACAACAGCAGCGATCAAAACATCTCTAAGTAATCCTAGAGGATTTGCAATTAAACGATACAATAACCCAATTCCTGCTAACCCAATGATTCCAACGATAAGAGGATGAATAGTTGGTCGCCTAAACAAGAGGCCCACCTCCCTATAGATTTATTAATCAAACGATATTTTGAGTTACTTTGGAATCTGCTATTTCTTTATCATATTCAAGCATTCTTTTAAAAGAAGCTATTGAAACCTCAATTTGGTCCTTTGTAGGTTCTTTTGTCGTCAGTAATTGAAGCCACAGGCCGGGATAACCGAAAACCTTGAGCACTGGAACCTCCCGTAGTTTATTAGTAAACTGCAAAACCTCAAATGATAAACCTAAGACAATTGGGAGAAGTGCTAATCTATTCACGACTCTCACCCACAAAGGTTCTGTAGGAACAAGCATATAGACGAATACGCCAACAATGACTGTAAATAACATGAAGCTTGAGCCACAACGGTAATGAAGCCTTGAGGCAGCCTGCACATTGTCTACTGTTAGTGCTTTCCCATTTTCATAAGCATTAATCACTTTATGCTCTGCACCATGGTATTGAAAAACACGCTTTATTAATGGCGTTAAAGAAACAAAATATATATATGAGATAAGCAACAGAAATTTAATAAATCCTTCGATTAAATTTTGCATAATGTGGCCTGGAAAGATTGGCCTTAATAATTCGGCAAGGAAGGCTGGTGTTAGCGTAAATATAAATTTTCCGAATAAAAATGAAATAACACCGACGACAGCTACTCCAAATAACATTGTTAGCTTGGATTCCTTCTTTTCAGTTTGTACCTTTTCATCATCTTCTGGACTAACATCATAGCGTTCACTGGAGAAGTTTAAATGCTTGGAGCCATTTGCACTTGCTTCAATAATCGCAACAATACCGCGTACAAAAGGTATTTTTTTCAACTTGGCAAGGACTGGTCTGCCTTCTTTTTCAACATGGAAATATTCAATGGATTGATCCTTCCTGCGAATGGCTGTAACAGATGAGTGTTTTCCACCAAACATGACACCTTCAATAACAGCTTGCCCACCGTAAATTTGCTTTCTGTTTGACATTCTATGTTTCACCAACCTAAAAGTTTCTAAATAATTTCCTCTTTATATATATTCTACAGGAAAAATGATGAAACCTCTATATGAATACAATAAATAGTATGTCCATCTTGGGAAAAAATAACACGTTCAAACGTTCGTCATGATTAGCATTATTTCGGACATAATGAATAATGGAGGTGTTTTATTATGGCAGAAAATCAAGATCATCACGCGGCAAAAAACAATCCAGCACTTGAACAGAATAAAGAGGATGAACCGCTATCACATCTTTCTAAAGTCGTCATTATTGGTTTTATTGGTGGCGTTTTTTGGAGTCTTATTGGTTATTTGGCATATTACTTTAATTTTACCGAAATGGGGCCCTCATTAATCCTCCAGCCTTGGGCTATTGGTGATTGGAAATATGAAACGACAGGCCATTGGATTGGAATTATTGTTATTGGGCTACTTTCAATTGGAGTCGCCCTTGTTTATAATGTTTTTTTGAAAAACACACAAAAAATTTGGCCAAGCATTTTATTTGGAGTCGTTTTATGGCTCATTGTTTTTTATTTATTAAATCCAATTTTCCCTAAATTGGAATCTGTGCGCGAATTTCGTATAAATACGATTATTACAACGATTTGTTTATATATTCTTTATGGTGTTTTTGTTGGGTATTCAATTTCTTATGATGCTGAACAAATGAAACAGGTATAATCTTCTATTCAAATGAGGAGCGGCTGTGGTAAAATGAAATGGTTGCAAAATCTAGGTAAAGGGGTTTTACCATGTCTAAGTTACTCCTCATCAATGGCCCTAACCTTAATCTTCTTGGGTTGCGGGAGCCAGAAATATATGGGCGAACAACTTTAAAAGATATTGAGGAACAGATTAGCCAGTTTGCTTCTCGGCATGGCTTTGAAATGTCTTGCTTTCAATCTAATCATGAAGGCTGCATCATTGATGCCATTCATGATGCAAGAAATAAATTTGCAGGCATTGTTTTTAATCCAGGTGCATTTACGCATTATAGCTATGCTATTCGTGATGCGATTGCCAGCATCGATGTTCCAGTCATTGAAGTTCATATTTCAAATGTACATAAGCGTGAAGAGTTTAGACATACTTCTGTCATTGCACCTGTTTGTGAAGGACAGATTGTTGGTTTAGGTATAACAGGCTATAAGTTAGCTGTGATTGCTTTTAAGGAAAAGCTACATAGTAGAAAAGATTGAAGGGATGGTCAAAATGGATCGTCTTACGCAGGTTCGCGAAAAATTTAATGAAGCTAGTATTGATGGGCTTTTAATAACGAATAGTAAAAACCGCACATATATGACGGGCTTTACCGGCACTTCAGGTGTTGCTTTAATTACGTTAACAAAAGCCGTGTTCATTACTGATTTTCGCTATGTTGAACAAGCAAAAAAACAAGTAATTGGCTTTGAGATTGTTCAGCATAAAGATCCAATTCATGAAGAGGTGGCTCGCCTTGTTAAGGAACTAGGTATTCAAAAGCTTGGTTTTGAGCAAGATGAAATGACGTATGGTACATATAAACTTTATGAAAAAGCCGTATCAGCCGAAATGGTCCCCACTTCTGGGATGGTTGAAAAGCTACGCTTAATAAAGTCTAATGAAGAACTGCAAACCTTAAAAGAAGCAGCGGCGATTGCTGATCAAGCATTTGAACATATTCTTAACTTTATTAAACCTGGTGTAACAGAGCTTAGTATCTCAAATGAACTTGAATTTTTTATGAGAAAACAAGGTGCCGCGTCTTCGTCATTTGATATTATTGTCGCATCTGGTTATCGCTCTGCCTTGCCTCATGGTGTTGCTTCCGATAAAGTGATTCAGACTGGTGAGCTTGTAACGCTTGATTTTGGTGCCTATTATAAAGGATATTGTTCTGATATTACAAGAACTGTCGCTGTTGGAGAAATAAGCGAAGAATTAAAAAATATTTATGAAATTGTCTTGGAAGCTCAGCGCCGCGGAATGAATGGAATCAAGGCTGGCATGACGGGAAAACAAGCAGATGCTTTAACAAGAGATTATATTACCGAAAAGGGTTTTGGGGATTATTTTGGCCATTCAACTGGTCATGGCATCGGGTTAGATATCCATGAAGGACCGGCTCTTTCAGTGAAGTCTAACACAATACTTGAAGCAGGGATGGTTGTCACAGTTGAGCCGGGGATTTATCTTCAAGGTATTGGCGGTGTCCGCATCGAAGATGATATCGTCATTATGAAAGCTGGGAATGTAGCTTTAACACATTCTCCAAAGGAACTATTACAATTATAAATATGTATTTTAATTAATTTCATTACTATACTTACGACATTCATAATTAGGAGGATTTTTACATGGTATCTGTAAACGATTTTAGAACTGGTTTAACAATTGAAGTGGACGGGGGCATTTGGCAAGTGATGGAATTCCAACATGTCAAGCCTGGAAAAGGAGCAGCTTTTGTTCGTTCCAAATTAAGGAATCTTCGTACAGGTGCGGTTCAAGAAAAAACTTTCCGTGCTGGTGAAAAAGTAGCAAAGGCTCGCATTGAAAACCGTAGAATGCAGTACTTATATGCGAGCGGTGATGTTCACACGTTCATGGATAATGAATCATATGAACAAATCGAGTTAAACTCTGCGCAAATCGAGCATGAGCTTAAATTTTTAAAAGAGAACATGGAAGTTCATATTATGTCATTCCAAGGTGAAACACTTGGTGTAGAGCTTCCAAATACGGTTGAATTAAAGGTAGTCGAAACTGAACCAGGCATTAAAGGTGATACGGCTTCTAACGTAACGAAGTCAGCAACATTAGAAACAGGCTTAGTAACTCAAGTTCCGCTATTCGTGAACGAAGGTGACATGTTAATCATTAATACAGAAGATGGAAAATATGTATCAAGAGCATAATAGAGGTCTGACTCCCACAATTGTGGGGTCAGACCTTTTTGTTTTTTATTCTAAAAAGAAATGCTTGTCATACATATTTTAGTGATAGGTTTTAACTGGATCGGGGATAGGGGGAAACAAATTGAGACGTTGGCTACTACTCATTGACTCCACTGTCATGTCAATGGCTGGGTTACGAATTTTATCAGCGTTAATAGAATTATCGGCAGCGATTACGATGCTGTTTTTAAATGATGTTCGAAAGGCTTTAGCGGTTAATGCTTTTTTAGCCATTGTTGGACCGACTGTATTAATTACGACGATGAGCATCGGGCTCATACATTTAGCTGATGAATTATCATTATCGAAGCTCTTGTTTATTGGCTTAGGCGTCGCCTTCATCTTATATGGAATATACAAATAGATGGCTGTGAAATTGTCATAAAAGAAGCGGACATGCATAAATTGTCAGTAATAGCTTAAAAAAATAAAATCTCGAAAGTAGCAGGGAGGAGCAACTGGTGTATAAAGAAATATTTGATGTACTGCCAAAAACAATTGTAGAAAGAATTTGCCAGTATTCCCAATCTGTTCAAGAGAAAATTGAGGAAATTCGTATTAGGATTGACCGTCCGCTTGAGCTCGTTATTGATGGCGAGCCATTTTATCCAAATGGCTACATTGTTACAAAACATGATGGCTTAAACCTATTAAATAAACTTAGTGATTATTCAATTTACACGTTAGAAGAAGAACTAAAAAGAGGCTTTATTACGATTCGAGGTGGGCACCGCGTTGGCTTAGCAGGAAAAGTCATCACCGAAAAGGGGCAAGTAAAGGCAATCAAGGAGGTTACATCCTTTAATATTCGAGTGGCTAAAGAAAAAATTGGTATATGCAACTACTTTATTCCTTACTTATACAATGACAGATGGCTGAATACGATTATTTTTGGTTCCCCGCAAACAGGGAAGACGACATTATTAAGAGATATTGCTAGAGCGATAAGTTCTGGAAATTACGAGCGCAATATCCCTTCGTTCAAAGTAGGGATTGTTGATGAACGTTCTGAAATTGCTGGCTGTGTGAAGGGAGTTCCCCAGCATCATTTTGGACCGCGTCTTGATGTTTTAGATGCCTGTCCAAAGGCAGAAGGAATGATGATGTTAATTCGCTCGATGAGCCCAGATGTTCTTGTTGTTGATGAAATCGGTAGAGAGGAAGATACAGAGGCGATTTTAGAAGCAGTTAATGCAGGTGTGAGGCTTATTGTGACAGTACATGGATTTGATATAGAGGATCTTTATCGAAGACCATCGCTTAAGTCTCTTATGGAACTACAAGTGTTTGAACGATTTGTCGGTCTAACAAGAGCTTTTGGGCCTGGCACGGTTACCTCAATTCTTGATAAAAATGGGGAGGTTATTTTTACGAAAGAAGCGAGCGTGAGGCATAGGTGAAGCTAATTGGTGCTTTTATCATTATTGTTGCTACAACATGGTTTGGATTTGAAGCAGCCAAAAAACTAAGGGAACGACCAAGGCAATTAAGACAGTTGAAGGTTGCTATGCAGTCGCTTGAAGCAGAGATTATGTATGGCCATACATCATTAAGTGAAGCTTGCTTCCATTTGGCAAAACAGTTTGAAAAGCCGTTAGCCCGATTTTTTGAAAGCTTTGCAATGCGCCTTTCGAAAGGGGAGACGGTTGTTAGTGAAGCTTGGAAAGAAAGTCTAGATGGCATCTGGAAGCAGACTGCTTTTGGACAAGGTGAGTATGAAGTATTACGGCAATTCGGTGAAACATTGGGCCAGCATGACCGTGAGCATCAGCAAAAGCATATTCGCTTAGCGCTTGCACACCTAGAACGTGAAGAAAATGATGCGTGCGAGAAACAAGGACGATACGAAAAAATGGTGAAAAACCTTGGGTTTTTAACAGGATTATTAATTGTCATTTTATTGCTGTAGTAGCTTTAGGGGGAGAAATTGATGGAGTTTAATCCAAGTATCATTTTTCATGTAGCAGGAATAGGAATCATCACGGCCTTTTTACATACTATTTTTAAACAAATGGGGAAAGAAGATTTTGCCCATTGGGTTACATTAATTGCTTTTATTTATATTTTATTTTTAGTCATCACGAAGCTCCAAGATTTGTTTACAAAGATTAAAGGTGTCTTTCTTTTTCAATAGGGGAGGGGGCTATCATTGAAATATTACAAATTGTTGGCGTCGCACTAATTGCCACATTTTTGGCATTAATTATTAAAGAACAAAAACCGGCCTTTGCTTCTATGTTAGTCATCTTTGTAAGCATTATTATTTTTCTTTTTTTAGTTGATCAAATTTATGAAATTATTCGGATGCTTGAAAGAATCGCCGTTACAACGAATGTCAATATGATGTATGTAGAAACGATTTTAAAAATCATTGGCATTGCCTATATCGCCGAATTCGGCTCACAAATTACAAAAGATGCTGGACAAGGTGCGCTTGCCTCGAAAATTGAAATGGCTGGAAAAATTTTAATCCTTATTATGGCAATCCCGATTTTAACCGTACTGATTGAAACGATTATTTCATTAATTCCTTCTTGAAATTTGTTAGTTGGACATAGAAAGCTGGGGTGAAAAGATTGCTCTCTTTTATAAATGGTTATAGAACTAAAAATCGAGCAGCATTATTTGCGGTTGTGGGGGCAATATGTTTATTTTTTCTATTTTCACCTTTTATGGTTGCTGAAGCGGCTCCAACAGAAACAGAGCAAAGCTTTATTGATCGTGAGCTTGATAAGCTTGGTGTCGATGAAGTAAAACGATTTTGGGACGGCATCGTCCATGAATATGGCGGATTTTTACCTGAAAGCCAAAAAGGAACTTTTATTGATTTTGTAAAAGGGGACAAGCAGTTTTCAGCGCAGGAATGGCTTAATGGTTTAGTAAAATTTATTCTTTATGAATTGCTTGCTAATGGAAAGCTTCTTGGCACGCTTATTATGCTGACGATTTTTAGCCTCATCCTGCAATCGGTTCAAAATGCTTTTGAGCACAATGCAGTCAGTAAAACCGCGAATGCGATTGTGTTTATGGTGTTAATTATTTTAGCCCTCAATAGTTTTCATGTTGCTGTTACATACGCAGATGGTGCAATTCAAAATATGATGGGCTTTATGATCGCTTTAATTCCGCTGCTTTTAGGGTTAATTGCTTCAATTGGAAGCCTAGCTTCTGTTGCATTTTTTCATCCGATCATTATTTTCCTTGTCCATACGAGTGGACTCATTATAAAAAATATTACGCTGCCACTATTATTTTTATCGACAGTTCTGAGCATCGTTAGTACCTTAACTGACCATTATAAAGTAACGCAGTTAGCTGGATTGATGAGAAATATCGCCATTTGGTTATTGGGGACGTTTTTAACGATTTTTTTAGGAGTTATTTCTGTACAAGGGGCAGCTACTTCTGTTTCCGATGGGTTAACAATCCGTACTGCAAAATTTGTGACAAACAATGTCGTTCCCGTATTTGGGAGGACGCTTACCGATGCAGCCGACACGGTTTTAGGCGCTTCTGTGTTACTCAAAAACACAATTGGCCTTGTTGGTGTAGCAATCATTCTAATCCTAGCTGTGTTTCCAGCTATTAAGGTACTAATCCTTGCATTTATATATAAGGCGGCTGCAGCACTTCTACAGCCACTTGGCGGCGGGGCTATTATTCAATGTTTAGATGTTATTAGCAAAAGCGTCATCTACGTTTTTGCAGCTTTGGCGATTGTCTCGATTATGTTCTTTTTAGCAATCACCATTATCGTTTCTGCAGGCAATATTTCGATGATGATGAGGTGATAAAAATGGAGTATTTAACAACATGGGTCACGAATATTATTTTATTTGTTCTATTTGCGGTCATTATTGATTTATTATTGCCAAATTCTAATTTGCAGCGCTATACGAAGATGGTGATAGGGCTTTTATTAATCGTCATTATTTTAAATCCAGTTTTTAAAATTTTTAACGCAAATATGGAGGACATCTTAGCAAACTTCAAATTGCCAACGATTGAAGAAAAAAAAGAAGTGGAAAATTTAATAGAAAATAAGAAAAAAGAAATACAAGCCTCACAACGTGCATATATTTTAGAAGAAATGGCTGTCCAGATGAAATCAATGGTGGAGGTGGAGGTAATGCGAGAGTACGGATTGCAAGTAAAGGCTGTTCATCTTCAATTTTTAGAAAATGATCGTCACTTATCCGAAGAAAATCTTCAAGTAGTCGATGTAATTGTTACTCATGAAAATTCTGATGGCCATCTGGAGAGCATCCCAGTTGTTCATGATATAAAAATAGATACAACCAAACCGATTGTGAATCGGAAAAAGAATGATTTAACTGCTGTCGAAGCTTATTTAGCAGCAAATTGGCAACTTGATGAGGAAAAAGTACATGTAGTAATGGAGGGAGGGGAGATGTAGCAAATGGATAAAAAAAATAATAACTTTGGCAGTTGGTTAAAAGGCTTGTTTAACCATTCAAATGACCATAATCCGAAAGATAAAAATTATCAGAAATATTTATTAGTCCTTTTAGCTATTGGGATTCTCTTTATGCTTCTTAGCAATCTATTACAATCCCAACCCTCAAGTGAAACGGCAGTACCTGTTTTAGGGTCGACAAATTCAACTGAGAAAGATGCGGCTGTTTTTGGACAAAAAAAATCGGAAGGTTCAAGTGAAATCGCGGACTACGAAGCTACATATGAAAATCAACTGAAAGAAGCGCTTGAACAAATTGTTGGGATTGAAGATGTAACAGTCATGATTAATCTCGATGCAACGGAAACAAAAGTCCTTGAAAAAAATACAGTTGTTCAAAGTCAAGAAACAGATGAAGTCGACCGTGAAGGGGGGAAACGCCAAGTAGAGGATCTTTCCCGTGATGAACAAGTCGTCATTGTTAGGGCTGGGGAACAAGAAGGGCCGATTATTCTTAAAACGAAAAAACCAGAAATTAGAGGTGTCCTTGTAGTTGCAAAAGGTGCTGATAATTTAAAAGTTAAACAAATGGTTATTGAGGCGGTTACAAGGGTTTTAGATGTACCAAGCCATCGCGTCTCTGTGTTACCGAAAAAAACTAAGGGGGATTCATAATGTTATTGAAAAAGCAAACAGTATGGTTATTAACTATGGTTAGTTTAGTAGTAGTTTTATCAGTATTTTATATTACGACACCGCTGAAGCCAGCAAATCAACATGCCACCATGACGTCTGAGGAAGAGAAGGCTAATGATGAGAAGACATCAACAGAAGGAACTGAAGTTTCGATTGAAGAAATGACAGATGGAAAGGTAGCTTCAGGAATTTCTTCAGATGAATGGTTTACAGCTTTACGAATGGAAATAGACGATCAACGTGCAAAAGCAAAAGAAGAGCTACAAGCAATCGTGGCTTCTAGTAGTGTAACAGCTGAAAAAAGAAGCGCAGCTTTAGATAAGATGGAAGACCTACAAACCTTTGCGGCGAAGGAAGCTATTTTGGAAACGATGATTCTTGCTAATGAAAATTATGCGGATGCCCTTGTAAAAGCTGAGGAAAACCAGGTGCGCGTAATTGTTAAGGCAAAAGAGCTATCTTCAACATCTGCCAATGAAATTATGCGGTTAGTTCATGATGAACTAGGACAAATTAAAGTAGCAGTGGAATTCCAACCAATTAAATAAATAAGCGGGAGCTGTTCAAGAGGATAACCGAAAACAGGTTATCTTCTTTTTATTTTGGTTATAATATTTTGTGGTTGAAACAAAAACACTGTCAAAATATTACGAATCTAACAATATATTGTTGAATTTGATAGCAAAGATTCGTATAGTAGTGTATATGAGGAAAAGTGTATCGTTTTCTCTAAGTAATTTTTTAAAAAAAATTTAAACTCACAGGGGTAAAGGAGTGTAGTAACAATGTTAAAAATCCAAGAAATTAGAGAACTTATTAAATTGATTGATGGCTCATCAATCGGCGAGTTAACTTACGAGGAAAAAGATTGCAAAATTAAACTAAGAAAAAATAGTGGTGTAACTTATGCGGTAGCGCCAGAAGTTGTCCAAGCACCACAGGTCCAAGTGGCACCACCTGCGCCAGCAGCACCAGCAGCACAAAAAGCTGAAGCGCCAAAAGCTGTTGAAAGCCAAGCTAGTGCAAATATTGACGATGAAAATTTACATAAAATCGTTTCGCCAATGGTAGGAACATTTTATGCTGCTCCATCACCAGATTCACCAGCATATGTTAAAGTTGGCGATAAAGTAAATCCTGAAACAATCGTTTGTATTGTTGAGGCAATGAAATTATTCAATGAGATTGAAGCAGAGGTTAAAGGAGAAATCGTTGAAGTATTGGTTAACAACGGCCAGCTTGTTGAATATGGTCAACCATTATTTCTTGTTAAAGCAGAATAGGGGGCGGCTATAGTGATTAAAAAGCTATTAATTGCAAATCGAGGAGAAATAGCTGTTCGAGTTATTCGTGCATGTAAAGAATTAGACATTGAAACGGTTGCTGTTTATTCTGAAGGTGACAAAGATGCCCTTCATGTACAGCTTGCTGATGAAGCCTATTGCATAGGTCCAGCACCTTCAAAAGACAGCTATTTGAATAAAACAAACTTAATAACAATCGCCAAGCTTACGAATGCAGATGCTGTACATCCAGGGTACGGATTTTTAGCGGAAAATGCTGATTTCGCAGAGTTGTGCCGTGACAGCAACGTCATTTGGGTTGGCCCAAGCCCTGAAGCGATTAGCGCAATGGGTACAAAAGATGTAGCTAAGGAAACAATGAAAGAAGCTGGCGTTCCGGTTGTTCCAGGTTCTATCGGAATCGTTGAAACAATTGAAGATGCGAAAAAGGTTGTAAGCGATATTATCGGCGGTTACCCCGTTATCATTAAAGCTACTGCAGGCGGCGGCGGTAAAGGAATCCGTGTTGCCCTTAATGAAGAGGAACTTATTAAAGGTATTAATGTAACACAAAAAGAAGCTGCAGCAGCTTTCGGCAACCCTGGTATTTATCTTGAAAAATATATCGAAGATTTCCGTCATTGTGAAATTCAAATATTAGCAGATAACCATGGCAATGTCATTCATCTAGGTGAGCGTGATTGTACAGTGCAACGCCGGATGCAAAAGCTTCTTGAGGAAACACCATCACCAGCGCTTGACGAAAAGCTACGCGCTGAAATGGGTGAAGCTGCGGTTAAAGCCGCAAAAGCTGTTAATTATTCTGGCGCTGGTACAGTAGAATTTATTTATGATTACAATAATAAGAAGTTCTACTTTATGGAAATGAACACGCGGATTCAAGTTGAGCATCCAGTCACCGAAATGGTAACAGGCGTCGACTTAATTAAGTGGATGATTCGTATTGCCAATGGCGAAGAACTTACGCTTAAACAAGAAGATATCAAATATGAAGGATGGGCGATTGAATGTCGCATCAACGCAGAAAATCCTGATCGGAACTTTATGCCGTCACCAGGAGAGGTAAAAATGTACCTACCACCAGGTGGTTTTGGAGTACGTATTGATTCAGCTGTATACCCTGGCTATAAAATTCCACCGTT is a genomic window of Bacillus sp. (in: firmicutes) containing:
- a CDS encoding YqhV family protein, with translation MRRWLLLIDSTVMSMAGLRILSALIELSAAITMLFLNDVRKALAVNAFLAIVGPTVLITTMSIGLIHLADELSLSKLLFIGLGVAFILYGIYK
- the spoIIIAD gene encoding stage III sporulation protein AD yields the protein MIEILQIVGVALIATFLALIIKEQKPAFASMLVIFVSIIIFLFLVDQIYEIIRMLERIAVTTNVNMMYVETILKIIGIAYIAEFGSQITKDAGQGALASKIEMAGKILILIMAIPILTVLIETIISLIPS
- the efp gene encoding elongation factor P, which produces MVSVNDFRTGLTIEVDGGIWQVMEFQHVKPGKGAAFVRSKLRNLRTGAVQEKTFRAGEKVAKARIENRRMQYLYASGDVHTFMDNESYEQIELNSAQIEHELKFLKENMEVHIMSFQGETLGVELPNTVELKVVETEPGIKGDTASNVTKSATLETGLVTQVPLFVNEGDMLIINTEDGKYVSRA
- a CDS encoding DUF1385 domain-containing protein, whose amino-acid sequence is MSNRKQIYGGQAVIEGVMFGGKHSSVTAIRRKDQSIEYFHVEKEGRPVLAKLKKIPFVRGIVAIIEASANGSKHLNFSSERYDVSPEDDEKVQTEKKESKLTMLFGVAVVGVISFLFGKFIFTLTPAFLAELLRPIFPGHIMQNLIEGFIKFLLLISYIYFVSLTPLIKRVFQYHGAEHKVINAYENGKALTVDNVQAASRLHYRCGSSFMLFTVIVGVFVYMLVPTEPLWVRVVNRLALLPIVLGLSFEVLQFTNKLREVPVLKVFGYPGLWLQLLTTKEPTKDQIEVSIASFKRMLEYDKEIADSKVTQNIV
- the spoIIIAE gene encoding stage III sporulation protein AE, with protein sequence MNGYRTKNRAALFAVVGAICLFFLFSPFMVAEAAPTETEQSFIDRELDKLGVDEVKRFWDGIVHEYGGFLPESQKGTFIDFVKGDKQFSAQEWLNGLVKFILYELLANGKLLGTLIMLTIFSLILQSVQNAFEHNAVSKTANAIVFMVLIILALNSFHVAVTYADGAIQNMMGFMIALIPLLLGLIASIGSLASVAFFHPIIIFLVHTSGLIIKNITLPLLFLSTVLSIVSTLTDHYKVTQLAGLMRNIAIWLLGTFLTIFLGVISVQGAATSVSDGLTIRTAKFVTNNVVPVFGRTLTDAADTVLGASVLLKNTIGLVGVAIILILAVFPAIKVLILAFIYKAAAALLQPLGGGAIIQCLDVISKSVIYVFAALAIVSIMFFLAITIIVSAGNISMMMR
- the spoIIIAC gene encoding stage III sporulation protein AC, with amino-acid sequence MEFNPSIIFHVAGIGIITAFLHTIFKQMGKEDFAHWVTLIAFIYILFLVITKLQDLFTKIKGVFLFQ
- the spoIIIAF gene encoding stage III sporulation protein AF, producing the protein MEYLTTWVTNIILFVLFAVIIDLLLPNSNLQRYTKMVIGLLLIVIILNPVFKIFNANMEDILANFKLPTIEEKKEVENLIENKKKEIQASQRAYILEEMAVQMKSMVEVEVMREYGLQVKAVHLQFLENDRHLSEENLQVVDVIVTHENSDGHLESIPVVHDIKIDTTKPIVNRKKNDLTAVEAYLAANWQLDEEKVHVVMEGGEM
- a CDS encoding SpoIIIAH-like family protein, with amino-acid sequence MLLKKQTVWLLTMVSLVVVLSVFYITTPLKPANQHATMTSEEEKANDEKTSTEGTEVSIEEMTDGKVASGISSDEWFTALRMEIDDQRAKAKEELQAIVASSSVTAEKRSAALDKMEDLQTFAAKEAILETMILANENYADALVKAEENQVRVIVKAKELSSTSANEIMRLVHDELGQIKVAVEFQPIK
- the spoIIIAG gene encoding stage III sporulation protein AG, whose product is MDKKNNNFGSWLKGLFNHSNDHNPKDKNYQKYLLVLLAIGILFMLLSNLLQSQPSSETAVPVLGSTNSTEKDAAVFGQKKSEGSSEIADYEATYENQLKEALEQIVGIEDVTVMINLDATETKVLEKNTVVQSQETDEVDREGGKRQVEDLSRDEQVVIVRAGEQEGPIILKTKKPEIRGVLVVAKGADNLKVKQMVIEAVTRVLDVPSHRVSVLPKKTKGDS
- the aroQ gene encoding type II 3-dehydroquinate dehydratase gives rise to the protein MSKLLLINGPNLNLLGLREPEIYGRTTLKDIEEQISQFASRHGFEMSCFQSNHEGCIIDAIHDARNKFAGIVFNPGAFTHYSYAIRDAIASIDVPVIEVHISNVHKREEFRHTSVIAPVCEGQIVGLGITGYKLAVIAFKEKLHSRKD
- a CDS encoding stage III sporulation protein SpoAB → MKLIGAFIIIVATTWFGFEAAKKLRERPRQLRQLKVAMQSLEAEIMYGHTSLSEACFHLAKQFEKPLARFFESFAMRLSKGETVVSEAWKESLDGIWKQTAFGQGEYEVLRQFGETLGQHDREHQQKHIRLALAHLEREENDACEKQGRYEKMVKNLGFLTGLLIVILLL
- a CDS encoding aminopeptidase P family protein, translating into MDRLTQVREKFNEASIDGLLITNSKNRTYMTGFTGTSGVALITLTKAVFITDFRYVEQAKKQVIGFEIVQHKDPIHEEVARLVKELGIQKLGFEQDEMTYGTYKLYEKAVSAEMVPTSGMVEKLRLIKSNEELQTLKEAAAIADQAFEHILNFIKPGVTELSISNELEFFMRKQGAASSSFDIIVASGYRSALPHGVASDKVIQTGELVTLDFGAYYKGYCSDITRTVAVGEISEELKNIYEIVLEAQRRGMNGIKAGMTGKQADALTRDYITEKGFGDYFGHSTGHGIGLDIHEGPALSVKSNTILEAGMVVTVEPGIYLQGIGGVRIEDDIVIMKAGNVALTHSPKELLQL
- the spoIIIAA gene encoding stage III sporulation protein AA, which encodes MYKEIFDVLPKTIVERICQYSQSVQEKIEEIRIRIDRPLELVIDGEPFYPNGYIVTKHDGLNLLNKLSDYSIYTLEEELKRGFITIRGGHRVGLAGKVITEKGQVKAIKEVTSFNIRVAKEKIGICNYFIPYLYNDRWLNTIIFGSPQTGKTTLLRDIARAISSGNYERNIPSFKVGIVDERSEIAGCVKGVPQHHFGPRLDVLDACPKAEGMMMLIRSMSPDVLVVDEIGREEDTEAILEAVNAGVRLIVTVHGFDIEDLYRRPSLKSLMELQVFERFVGLTRAFGPGTVTSILDKNGEVIFTKEASVRHR